In a single window of the Nodularia sp. LEGE 06071 genome:
- a CDS encoding glycoside hydrolase family 10 protein has translation MVSTPTRFPDIQNHWARPFIEALTERSILNGYPNGTFRPDNSVTRAEFAAILAAVFIRSPQREYVPFIDVPDNHWALNGIKKTYEAGFFIGYPDGRFRPNDRIFRSDVLVAIVNGLDIAANVKPDLLDVLTQIYEDAAKIPAYAKNQIAIATAKNLVASYPNVKLLNPTVAATRADVVVMVYQAMVYLQMREKLPSNYIVVPPNVVATPPIENIYHEREFRGAWVTTVWNNDWPSQAGLSTAQQKAEFIEIVTRLQALNFNALILQVRPEGDALYASQFEPWSAWLTGTQGKAPDPYYDPLEFAIAECHKRNIELHAWFNPYRAKTSLTARPNARTHIAVTNPELVYQWGNQLWMDPGSKIVQDRAFNVIMDVVRRYDIDAVHLDDYFYPYPIQGQTFPDNKTYAASQANGGQLSLGDWRRNNVTQMVVRISEGIKATKPHVKFGISPFGIYQPGQPPGINGLDAYNQLYADAKRWLQGGMVDYLAPQLYWRIDQAAQSYPVLLKWWTEINTSQRHIYVGNNISLLDGKAWKNEEIQQQVAITRNLTANRVRLSQGNIFFSMSSITQNRQGIADSFRNSLYSTPALAPTMPWRNTTPPPPPPQELQVNNRRLSWRPGDNQPVRSWTLYREYGDYWTIQRILSAGTTFATVSQAGNYAVCAVDRLGNESQGVVITVI, from the coding sequence ATGGTATCTACACCTACTCGTTTCCCGGATATTCAAAATCATTGGGCTAGGCCATTCATTGAAGCATTAACAGAACGCAGTATTTTAAATGGCTATCCTAATGGCACGTTTCGACCAGATAACTCAGTCACTCGCGCTGAATTTGCCGCTATACTGGCCGCAGTATTTATCCGGTCTCCTCAACGGGAATATGTTCCGTTTATTGATGTTCCGGATAATCACTGGGCCTTGAATGGAATTAAAAAAACTTACGAAGCCGGATTTTTCATCGGCTATCCTGATGGACGTTTCCGCCCCAATGACAGAATTTTCCGTAGTGATGTTTTAGTTGCAATAGTCAACGGCTTGGACATTGCGGCTAATGTCAAACCCGATTTATTGGATGTATTAACCCAAATTTATGAAGATGCAGCCAAGATTCCGGCCTATGCTAAAAATCAAATTGCGATCGCTACTGCAAAAAACTTAGTAGCTAGTTACCCCAACGTCAAACTACTCAACCCCACTGTAGCCGCAACTCGTGCAGACGTGGTAGTCATGGTATATCAGGCTATGGTCTATTTACAGATGAGAGAAAAACTCCCCTCTAACTATATCGTAGTTCCCCCCAACGTTGTCGCCACCCCTCCCATAGAGAACATTTACCATGAACGAGAGTTTCGGGGGGCGTGGGTAACAACAGTATGGAATAATGATTGGCCTTCCCAAGCCGGACTTTCCACAGCACAACAGAAAGCAGAATTTATCGAAATCGTCACCCGACTACAAGCGCTGAATTTTAACGCCCTGATTTTGCAAGTCCGACCAGAGGGTGATGCTTTATATGCTTCCCAGTTTGAACCTTGGAGTGCTTGGTTGACGGGAACTCAAGGTAAAGCACCAGATCCATATTATGATCCTTTAGAGTTTGCGATCGCCGAATGTCACAAACGCAATATAGAACTTCATGCTTGGTTCAACCCCTACCGCGCCAAAACCAGCCTCACAGCTAGACCCAACGCCAGAACCCATATAGCTGTCACCAACCCCGAACTAGTTTACCAATGGGGTAATCAACTATGGATGGACCCAGGCAGTAAAATCGTCCAAGATCGCGCTTTCAACGTCATTATGGATGTTGTCCGTCGCTATGATATAGATGCCGTTCATCTAGATGATTATTTTTATCCCTATCCTATCCAAGGTCAAACCTTCCCCGACAATAAAACCTATGCAGCTTCTCAAGCAAATGGTGGTCAACTCAGCTTAGGTGACTGGCGACGGAACAATGTGACTCAAATGGTAGTACGTATATCGGAAGGAATTAAAGCCACAAAACCCCACGTTAAATTTGGTATTAGTCCCTTTGGTATTTACCAACCAGGACAACCACCAGGAATCAATGGCTTAGATGCTTATAATCAGTTGTATGCTGATGCCAAAAGATGGTTACAAGGAGGTATGGTAGATTATTTAGCCCCCCAACTGTATTGGCGCATCGACCAAGCTGCCCAAAGTTATCCCGTATTGCTGAAATGGTGGACAGAAATTAATACTAGCCAACGACATATATATGTAGGCAATAATATTAGTCTCCTCGATGGCAAAGCTTGGAAAAATGAAGAAATTCAGCAACAAGTCGCCATTACGCGCAACCTAACCGCTAATAGGGTGCGATTATCACAGGGTAATATCTTCTTCAGCATGAGTTCCATAACTCAAAATCGTCAGGGAATTGCAGACAGTTTCCGAAATTCCCTTTATTCTACCCCCGCCCTAGCCCCCACCATGCCCTGGCGGAATACAACTCCTCCTCCACCACCACCCCAAGAACTACAAGTTAACAATCGCCGCCTCAGTTGGCGACCTGGTGATAATCAGCCAGTCCGGTCTTGGACACTTTATCGAGAGTATGGTGACTATTGGACAATCCAGCGGATATTATCAGCTGGAACAACCTTCGCCACAGTTTCACAAGCTGGAAACTATGCAGTGTGTGCAGTTGATAGGTTAGGGAATGAGAGTCAGGGTGTGGTAATTACAGTCATTTAA
- a CDS encoding Uma2 family endonuclease, which produces METLTLSIPPSVGLTDEQFYQLCIANEPWQLELTQTGELIIMPPTGGESGIRNSDINIELGLWNRKTKLGKVFDSSTEFKLPNSAYRCPDAAWVKLERWEALTKDEKRRFPPLCPDFVIELRSESDSLAKLRAKMLEYQENGVRLGWLIDPQTPSVEIYRPGQNVEVLNFSFAQPPQLSGEEVLPGFILDLTIILNP; this is translated from the coding sequence ATGGAAACCCTCACTTTAAGCATACCTCCAAGCGTAGGTTTAACCGATGAGCAGTTTTATCAACTCTGCATTGCTAACGAACCTTGGCAATTAGAACTTACCCAGACTGGAGAATTAATTATTATGCCCCCAACAGGCGGTGAAAGCGGAATTAGAAACTCTGATATTAATATAGAACTCGGTTTATGGAACCGTAAAACCAAGTTAGGGAAAGTCTTTGATTCTTCAACTGAGTTTAAATTACCCAATAGTGCATATCGCTGTCCTGATGCGGCTTGGGTGAAGTTAGAACGCTGGGAAGCTTTAACCAAAGATGAAAAAAGACGTTTTCCGCCTCTTTGTCCTGATTTTGTAATTGAACTGCGTTCAGAAAGTGATAGTTTAGCTAAATTACGCGCTAAAATGCTGGAGTATCAAGAAAATGGTGTGCGGTTAGGTTGGTTAATTGATCCGCAAACACCTTCCGTAGAAATTTATCGCCCAGGGCAAAATGTAGAAGTTTTGAATTTCTCTTTTGCTCAACCTCCTCAACTTTCCGGGGAAGAAGTTCTACCTGGTTTTATTTTAGACTTAACGATTATTTTAAATCCATAA
- the glsA gene encoding glutaminase A has product MANQVNLEDLENVSAPFLAVLNDLYSQYKSQNEGTLANYIPELAKVNPELFSICIVTVDGQTYQVGDDQQQFTIQSISKVFAYGLALEDHGRDYVLTRVGVEPTGDAFNAIILDETSKRPYNPMVNAGAIATTSLIKGSGPTERLNRVLEMFSKYTGRDTMVDISVFTSERSTGHRNRAIAHLMLNFGMIDQNIEEVLDLYFQQCAVMVNCQDLAVMAATLANKGINPVTKKQALDSSYVKDILSVMYTCGMYNFAGEWAYKVGLPAKSGVCGGIMAVVPHKMGIGVFSPLLDVRGNSVRGVKVCEELSRRLGLHLFECSGDEFNC; this is encoded by the coding sequence ATGGCAAATCAAGTAAATTTAGAAGATTTAGAAAACGTCTCAGCGCCATTTTTAGCTGTTCTCAACGACTTATATTCCCAATACAAGTCACAAAATGAGGGTACATTAGCTAACTATATTCCAGAGCTGGCGAAGGTCAATCCGGAATTATTCAGCATTTGTATTGTTACGGTAGATGGCCAAACTTACCAAGTGGGGGATGATCAACAACAATTTACCATCCAGTCCATTTCTAAAGTGTTTGCTTACGGACTGGCCTTAGAAGATCATGGACGGGATTATGTTTTAACCAGAGTTGGCGTTGAACCAACAGGAGACGCATTCAACGCGATTATTCTCGATGAAACATCGAAGCGACCTTATAACCCAATGGTAAATGCCGGTGCGATCGCCACTACCAGTTTAATCAAAGGATCTGGTCCAACGGAACGCTTAAACCGGGTGCTGGAAATGTTTAGCAAATACACCGGCAGGGATACAATGGTCGATATTTCGGTGTTTACCTCTGAACGCAGTACGGGACATCGCAACCGCGCCATTGCACACCTGATGCTAAATTTTGGCATGATTGACCAAAATATTGAGGAAGTTTTGGATCTTTACTTTCAGCAATGTGCTGTCATGGTGAATTGTCAAGATTTAGCGGTGATGGCGGCGACTCTGGCTAACAAAGGTATTAACCCAGTTACGAAAAAACAAGCATTAGATAGTAGTTACGTCAAAGATATTCTCAGCGTGATGTACACCTGCGGGATGTATAACTTTGCTGGGGAGTGGGCTTATAAAGTGGGACTTCCGGCTAAAAGTGGGGTTTGTGGGGGAATTATGGCGGTTGTACCTCACAAAATGGGCATTGGTGTGTTTTCGCCTTTGTTAGATGTGCGTGGTAATAGTGTCCGGGGAGTTAAGGTATGTGAGGAACTCTCCCGGCGGTTAGGGTTACATTTATTTGAATGTTCAGGCGACGAGTTTAACTGTTAA
- a CDS encoding cysteine hydrolase family protein, with protein MNLPLRTLGVAPNAWTVNQAIADITRPQKTPQPVILSTETKTLHLDLAKTAIVIIDMQNDFCHPDGWLAHIGVDVTPARQPIEPLNSLLPELRAADVPVIWLNWGNRPDLLNISAGLLHVYNPTGEGVGLGDPLPSNGAKVLMAGSWAAAVVDGLQQLPEDIRVDKYRMSGFWDTPLDSILRNLGRTTLLFGGVNADQCVMSTLCDANFLGYDCILVKDCTATTSPEYCWLATLYNVKQCFGFVTDSEAILKVLPK; from the coding sequence ATGAATCTGCCATTACGGACATTGGGAGTTGCACCAAATGCGTGGACTGTGAATCAGGCGATCGCAGATATTACTCGTCCGCAAAAGACCCCACAACCCGTTATCTTATCAACAGAAACCAAAACTCTGCATCTGGACTTGGCAAAAACGGCGATCGTCATCATTGATATGCAAAACGACTTCTGTCACCCTGATGGATGGTTAGCGCATATCGGTGTAGATGTCACACCAGCACGTCAGCCCATCGAACCTTTAAATAGCTTACTTCCAGAACTGCGTGCAGCGGATGTGCCGGTAATTTGGCTTAACTGGGGGAATCGTCCCGACTTATTAAATATTAGTGCTGGTTTACTTCACGTCTACAACCCCACAGGAGAAGGCGTAGGATTGGGCGATCCTCTGCCCAGCAACGGTGCTAAAGTACTAATGGCAGGTAGTTGGGCGGCGGCGGTGGTAGATGGACTCCAACAGCTACCAGAAGATATCCGTGTGGATAAATACCGCATGAGTGGGTTCTGGGATACGCCTTTAGATAGTATTCTGCGGAACTTGGGAAGAACGACACTATTATTTGGGGGTGTCAATGCTGATCAATGTGTGATGTCTACCCTATGTGATGCCAACTTCTTAGGATATGACTGCATTTTAGTTAAAGACTGCACAGCTACTACTTCTCCTGAGTACTGTTGGCTGGCGACGTTATATAACGTCAAGCAATGTTTCGGTTTTGTCACAGACTCAGAAGCGATTTTAAAAGTGCTTCCTAAATAA
- a CDS encoding amidohydrolase family protein, producing the protein MNFTIQNVLIAVDDAYLTVDVQIVNDQIAAIAPDLEVIGTAFDGRNKLLLPGFVNAHTHSSEMWQRGIMSIFPLELWLAELYDFAPLDLEKVYLSALGTAVETLLSGGTSVVDHLVLTPGLELETIATAVRAYKEVGIRAFIAPLIQDESLSAGIPSGESVQNHEPYFRSTAATLQIIEEAVKQFHRPEEGVSILVAPTGIQLCTDALFTGCIELSDRYNLCRHSHLLETKAQKKLAQEKYGCTAVEHLQRIGFLSDRTSLAHCIWLNDTDITILAQTQSTVVHNPLSNLRLGSGIAPILKYLRAGVNVCFGCDGASSNDSQDLLEAIKIGSILHNITDLDYQNWITPRKSVEMASLGGAKGLNIADKIGSLSVGKQADLVLYDLTNLSLLPRTDPIGLLVLGRPTNVVHSAWVKGKQIVTNGQVNTINLDNLRQELFNRSQWETKRKSQSVEQIETHYRQVMDL; encoded by the coding sequence GTGAATTTTACTATCCAAAATGTTCTGATCGCTGTTGACGATGCTTATCTCACCGTAGATGTACAGATTGTAAATGATCAAATAGCCGCGATCGCACCCGATTTAGAGGTAATCGGGACTGCTTTTGATGGTAGAAATAAGCTATTACTGCCTGGTTTCGTTAACGCCCACACCCATTCCTCAGAAATGTGGCAACGGGGAATTATGTCAATTTTTCCTTTAGAATTATGGCTAGCGGAATTATATGACTTTGCGCCCCTGGATTTGGAAAAAGTTTATCTCAGTGCTTTGGGAACAGCTGTAGAAACTTTACTTTCTGGTGGAACGAGTGTAGTAGATCATTTGGTTTTAACTCCGGGGCTAGAATTAGAAACCATCGCTACTGCGGTTCGCGCTTATAAAGAAGTGGGAATTCGGGCTTTTATCGCGCCGCTGATTCAAGATGAATCCCTCAGCGCCGGTATACCTTCGGGGGAGTCAGTCCAAAACCATGAGCCTTATTTTCGCTCAACTGCGGCAACACTGCAAATTATAGAGGAGGCGGTGAAACAATTTCATCGTCCAGAAGAGGGTGTAAGTATTTTAGTTGCACCTACGGGGATTCAATTGTGTACTGATGCTTTATTTACAGGATGTATTGAGTTAAGCGATCGCTATAATCTTTGTCGTCATTCCCACTTACTAGAAACCAAAGCACAGAAAAAACTCGCCCAAGAAAAATACGGTTGTACTGCTGTTGAACATCTGCAACGGATTGGATTTTTAAGCGATCGCACTTCTTTAGCTCATTGTATCTGGTTGAATGATACTGATATCACAATTCTCGCCCAAACCCAATCGACAGTTGTCCATAACCCCTTGAGTAACCTCCGTTTAGGCAGTGGTATCGCCCCAATTTTAAAATATCTCCGAGCTGGCGTAAACGTCTGTTTTGGTTGTGATGGCGCTTCCAGTAATGATTCCCAGGACTTGCTAGAAGCCATCAAAATCGGTTCCATCTTGCACAACATTACAGACTTAGATTATCAAAACTGGATCACACCCAGAAAGTCCGTAGAAATGGCATCATTGGGAGGTGCAAAAGGACTGAATATAGCTGACAAAATTGGTTCACTCAGCGTAGGTAAACAAGCCGACTTAGTACTTTACGACCTCACCAATTTATCACTACTTCCCCGGACAGATCCCATTGGATTATTAGTATTAGGTCGTCCCACAAATGTTGTCCATAGTGCTTGGGTAAAGGGAAAGCAAATTGTGACCAATGGTCAAGTTAATACCATTAACTTAGATAATTTACGGCAAGAATTATTTAACCGCAGTCAGTGGGAAACAAAGCGCAAATCTCAAAGTGTAGAACAAATAGAAACTCATTATCGTCAAGTCATGGATTTATGA
- a CDS encoding cupin domain-containing protein, with translation MHASRCVIPIIKSPKDYQTYRISPNDSNRLAIIFDSINANTSLTCCIEIFDVGGQTPPNRHQWAVEMFFVLKGEAIAMCDGKSVQIKAGDSLLVPPTGTHLIKNTGNTRLYTLTVMVPNEDFSELIRSGIPVELDAEDLEVLGRQNALMPC, from the coding sequence ATGCACGCTTCTAGATGTGTAATTCCTATTATCAAGTCTCCCAAAGACTATCAAACATATCGGATCAGTCCCAACGACTCTAATCGACTGGCGATTATTTTTGATTCCATCAATGCTAATACTTCTTTAACTTGCTGCATCGAAATTTTTGATGTGGGTGGACAAACACCGCCAAATCGTCATCAATGGGCGGTGGAAATGTTTTTTGTCCTCAAAGGGGAAGCTATAGCTATGTGTGATGGTAAGAGTGTCCAAATTAAAGCCGGAGATAGTTTGTTAGTACCTCCTACTGGGACTCATTTGATTAAAAATACAGGGAATACTCGCTTATATACTTTAACAGTGATGGTTCCCAATGAAGATTTTTCAGAATTAATTCGCAGTGGGATTCCTGTGGAGTTAGATGCAGAGGATCTGGAAGTATTAGGGAGACAAAATGCGTTAATGCCTTGTTAA